A window of the Hippoglossus stenolepis isolate QCI-W04-F060 chromosome 8, HSTE1.2, whole genome shotgun sequence genome harbors these coding sequences:
- the LOC124852293 gene encoding sodium channel subunit beta-1-like, producing MSPVRMSAGPELLLLPLALLVLQASRCHGACVEVDSDTEAVANEGFKLGCISCKMRGEVVAWASVNWFFKASDETNFSHLYSYENQDGLIIDSRFYKRLGWKGSKHTNDLQDGSIFIRNVTYNDTGTYLCIFYRTLQYSNYDYPTITKKIMTINVVPQFTRGLASILSEVMMYVTIIGLQFWLLVEMIYCYRKISVAGEEALRESAAEYLAIASESKDNCASVQVAE from the exons CATCTCGGTGCCATGGAGCCTGCGTGGAGGTGGACTCGGACACAGAGGCCGTGGCCAATGAGGGCTTCAAACTGGGTTGCATCTCCTGCAAGATGAGGGGCGAGGTGGTGGCCTGGGCCTCCGTCAACTGGTTCTTCAAGGCTTCAGATGAGACCAACTTCTCCCAT CTTTACAGCTACGAAAACCAAGATGGCCTAATCATCGACTCACGTTTCTACAAGCGTCTGGGCTGGAAGGGCAGCAAGCACACCAATGACCTGCAGGACGGCTCCATCTTCATCCGCAACGTGACCTACAACGACACGGGGACCTACCTATGCATATTCTACCGCACCCTCCAGTACTCCAACTACGATTATCCAACCATCACCAAGAAGATCATGACCATTAACGTGGTGCCGCAAT tcACCAGGGGACTGGCATCCATCTTGTCCGAGGTGATGATGTACGTCACCATCATCGGGCTGCAATTCTGGCTGCTGGTTGAGATGATTTACTGCTACAGGAAGATCTCAGTGGCCGGAGAGGAAGCTCTGAGGGAGAGCGC GGCGGAGTATTTAGCTATAGCATCGGAAAGTAAAGATAACTGTGCAAGTGTCCAAGTGGCAGAATAG